A section of the Girardinichthys multiradiatus isolate DD_20200921_A chromosome 5, DD_fGirMul_XY1, whole genome shotgun sequence genome encodes:
- the LOC124868429 gene encoding malate dehydrogenase, cytoplasmic-like isoform X1 — protein sequence MLTLLTSMYLVVRAVSHQAEPIRVVVTGAAGQIAYSLLYSIAKGDVFGKDQPIILILLDIPPMLPVLDGVVMELQDCALPLLREVIPTDKVEVGFKDIDAAILVGSMPRKEGMERKDLLKANVAIFKTQGAALDKYAKKTVKVLVVGNPANTNCLIASKSAPSIPKENFSCLTRLDHNRACSQVAMRCGVSSNNVKNVIIWGNHSSTQYPDVHHAKVNVGGAEKAAYDAVKNDAWLRGDFISTVQQRGAAVIKARKLSSAMSAAKAICDHMRDIWFGTKEGEFISMGVYATGNSYGIPEDLIYSFPIQIKNKTWKIVDGLPINDFSRAKMDATAAELVEERDTALDFLSQ from the exons ATGCTGACACTGCTGACGTCCATGTATCTTGTGGTGCGGGCTGTTTCCCACCAG GCTGAACCAATCCGTGTTGTGGTGACTGGTGCTGCTGGCCAGATTGCATACTCCCTGCTGTACAGCATCGCAAAGggagatgtgtttgggaagGACCAG CCAATCATCCTGATCCTGCTGGATATCCCCCCGATGCTGCCCGTGCTGGATGGGGTGGTCATGGAGCTGCAGGACTGTGCTCTCCCACTGCTGAGAG AGGTCATCCCCACTGACAAGGTGGAGGTGGGCTTCAAGGACATCGATGCCGCCATCCTGGTGGGCTCCATGCCCAGGAAGGAGGGGATGGAGAGAAAGGACCTCCTTAAAGCAAATGTGGCAATCTTCAAGACACAGGGAGCTGCTTTGGACAAGTATGCCAAGAAGACCGTAAAG GTCTTGGTGGTTGGAAACCCTGCAAACACAAACTGTCTGATTGCCTCCAAGTCTGCTCCATCTATCCCCAAAGAAAACTTCTCCTGTCTGACCCGACTGGACCACAACAGAGCATGCTCCCAG GTGGCCATGCGTTGCGGCGTGTCCTCCAACAACGTGAAGAACGTCATCATCTGGGGGAACCACTCCTCCACTCAGTACCCTGATGTCCATCATGCCAAGGTAAACGTCGGCGGCGCTGAGAAGGCTGCGTATGACGCTGTGAAGAATGACGCCTGGCTCAGAGGAGACTTCATCTCT ACGGTGCAGCAGAGAGGTGCCGCCGTCATCAAGGCCAGGAAGCTGTCCAGCGCCATGTCAGCTGCCAAGGCCATCTGTGACCACATGAGGGACATCTGGTTTGGCACGAAGGAG GGTGAGTTCATCTCCATGGGTGTGTATGCTACTGGAAACTCCTATGGCATCCCAGAAGACCTCATTTACTCCTTCCCTATCCAGATCAAG AACAAGACCTGGAAAATAGTGGATGGGCTCCCCATCAATGACTTCTCCCGAGCCAAGATGGATGCCACAGCAGCTGAGCTGGTGGAGGAGCGAGACACAGCCCTAGACTTCCTGTCCCAGTGA
- the LOC124868429 gene encoding malate dehydrogenase, cytoplasmic-like isoform X3 has product MAEPIRVVVTGAAGQIAYSLLYSIAKGDVFGKDQPIILILLDIPPMLPVLDGVVMELQDCALPLLREVIPTDKVEVGFKDIDAAILVGSMPRKEGMERKDLLKANVAIFKTQGAALDKYAKKTVKVLVVGNPANTNCLIASKSAPSIPKENFSCLTRLDHNRACSQVAMRCGVSSNNVKNVIIWGNHSSTQYPDVHHAKVNVGGAEKAAYDAVKNDAWLRGDFISTVQQRGAAVIKARKLSSAMSAAKAICDHMRDIWFGTKEGEFISMGVYATGNSYGIPEDLIYSFPIQIKNKTWKIVDGLPINDFSRAKMDATAAELVEERDTALDFLSQ; this is encoded by the exons ATG GCTGAACCAATCCGTGTTGTGGTGACTGGTGCTGCTGGCCAGATTGCATACTCCCTGCTGTACAGCATCGCAAAGggagatgtgtttgggaagGACCAG CCAATCATCCTGATCCTGCTGGATATCCCCCCGATGCTGCCCGTGCTGGATGGGGTGGTCATGGAGCTGCAGGACTGTGCTCTCCCACTGCTGAGAG AGGTCATCCCCACTGACAAGGTGGAGGTGGGCTTCAAGGACATCGATGCCGCCATCCTGGTGGGCTCCATGCCCAGGAAGGAGGGGATGGAGAGAAAGGACCTCCTTAAAGCAAATGTGGCAATCTTCAAGACACAGGGAGCTGCTTTGGACAAGTATGCCAAGAAGACCGTAAAG GTCTTGGTGGTTGGAAACCCTGCAAACACAAACTGTCTGATTGCCTCCAAGTCTGCTCCATCTATCCCCAAAGAAAACTTCTCCTGTCTGACCCGACTGGACCACAACAGAGCATGCTCCCAG GTGGCCATGCGTTGCGGCGTGTCCTCCAACAACGTGAAGAACGTCATCATCTGGGGGAACCACTCCTCCACTCAGTACCCTGATGTCCATCATGCCAAGGTAAACGTCGGCGGCGCTGAGAAGGCTGCGTATGACGCTGTGAAGAATGACGCCTGGCTCAGAGGAGACTTCATCTCT ACGGTGCAGCAGAGAGGTGCCGCCGTCATCAAGGCCAGGAAGCTGTCCAGCGCCATGTCAGCTGCCAAGGCCATCTGTGACCACATGAGGGACATCTGGTTTGGCACGAAGGAG GGTGAGTTCATCTCCATGGGTGTGTATGCTACTGGAAACTCCTATGGCATCCCAGAAGACCTCATTTACTCCTTCCCTATCCAGATCAAG AACAAGACCTGGAAAATAGTGGATGGGCTCCCCATCAATGACTTCTCCCGAGCCAAGATGGATGCCACAGCAGCTGAGCTGGTGGAGGAGCGAGACACAGCCCTAGACTTCCTGTCCCAGTGA
- the LOC124868429 gene encoding malate dehydrogenase, cytoplasmic-like isoform X2: MNRRAEPIRVVVTGAAGQIAYSLLYSIAKGDVFGKDQPIILILLDIPPMLPVLDGVVMELQDCALPLLREVIPTDKVEVGFKDIDAAILVGSMPRKEGMERKDLLKANVAIFKTQGAALDKYAKKTVKVLVVGNPANTNCLIASKSAPSIPKENFSCLTRLDHNRACSQVAMRCGVSSNNVKNVIIWGNHSSTQYPDVHHAKVNVGGAEKAAYDAVKNDAWLRGDFISTVQQRGAAVIKARKLSSAMSAAKAICDHMRDIWFGTKEGEFISMGVYATGNSYGIPEDLIYSFPIQIKNKTWKIVDGLPINDFSRAKMDATAAELVEERDTALDFLSQ; this comes from the exons ATGAACCGCAGG GCTGAACCAATCCGTGTTGTGGTGACTGGTGCTGCTGGCCAGATTGCATACTCCCTGCTGTACAGCATCGCAAAGggagatgtgtttgggaagGACCAG CCAATCATCCTGATCCTGCTGGATATCCCCCCGATGCTGCCCGTGCTGGATGGGGTGGTCATGGAGCTGCAGGACTGTGCTCTCCCACTGCTGAGAG AGGTCATCCCCACTGACAAGGTGGAGGTGGGCTTCAAGGACATCGATGCCGCCATCCTGGTGGGCTCCATGCCCAGGAAGGAGGGGATGGAGAGAAAGGACCTCCTTAAAGCAAATGTGGCAATCTTCAAGACACAGGGAGCTGCTTTGGACAAGTATGCCAAGAAGACCGTAAAG GTCTTGGTGGTTGGAAACCCTGCAAACACAAACTGTCTGATTGCCTCCAAGTCTGCTCCATCTATCCCCAAAGAAAACTTCTCCTGTCTGACCCGACTGGACCACAACAGAGCATGCTCCCAG GTGGCCATGCGTTGCGGCGTGTCCTCCAACAACGTGAAGAACGTCATCATCTGGGGGAACCACTCCTCCACTCAGTACCCTGATGTCCATCATGCCAAGGTAAACGTCGGCGGCGCTGAGAAGGCTGCGTATGACGCTGTGAAGAATGACGCCTGGCTCAGAGGAGACTTCATCTCT ACGGTGCAGCAGAGAGGTGCCGCCGTCATCAAGGCCAGGAAGCTGTCCAGCGCCATGTCAGCTGCCAAGGCCATCTGTGACCACATGAGGGACATCTGGTTTGGCACGAAGGAG GGTGAGTTCATCTCCATGGGTGTGTATGCTACTGGAAACTCCTATGGCATCCCAGAAGACCTCATTTACTCCTTCCCTATCCAGATCAAG AACAAGACCTGGAAAATAGTGGATGGGCTCCCCATCAATGACTTCTCCCGAGCCAAGATGGATGCCACAGCAGCTGAGCTGGTGGAGGAGCGAGACACAGCCCTAGACTTCCTGTCCCAGTGA